Proteins encoded together in one Marispirochaeta sp. window:
- a CDS encoding PIN domain-containing protein, with amino-acid sequence MKYLFDTDTVSTLLKPSPPQYLKERIALVPPSDQYLSTITILEITYGAYRSQNPRKYLDFLEQYLLPRVRILSFDDTAARIAGRIRASREADGAPISALDLQIAATASANGCILVTDNTRHFMNIPGLDIENWLI; translated from the coding sequence GTGAAGTATCTTTTTGATACGGACACGGTTTCTACCTTGCTCAAACCCAGTCCCCCCCAGTATTTAAAAGAACGTATAGCCCTTGTTCCGCCTTCGGACCAGTATCTGTCCACAATTACGATCCTTGAAATCACCTACGGAGCCTACCGGAGCCAAAACCCCCGGAAATACCTGGACTTCCTGGAGCAGTATCTTTTACCCCGTGTCAGGATTCTATCCTTCGACGACACAGCCGCCCGTATTGCCGGAAGAATCAGGGCCTCACGAGAAGCCGATGGAGCCCCGATCTCGGCATTGGACCTGCAAATTGCCGCCACCGCCAGCGCGAACGGATGCATTCTTGTAACCGATAACACCCGTCATTTTATGAACATCCCCGGTCTGGATATCGAAAACTGGTTAATTTGA
- a CDS encoding LicD family protein: MFENPEFQKKQNEVLSEIVSVLRDLGIPYILEGGTLLGAVREGRFLPWDDDVGLAVPTEQAYSQREKIRQKLKENDFEIGYCDDSSENFKINVLKLNTRYEILGWYKKGRYRRRERHKMLNSFMEKTGSIEFLGKVYSCPAKPECYLRFFYGNWRKPKKSGRFFTIRCYDQKHFWSRQLRKLLKKA, encoded by the coding sequence ATGTTTGAGAATCCGGAGTTTCAAAAAAAGCAGAATGAAGTACTATCAGAAATTGTTTCCGTCCTGAGGGACTTGGGAATTCCATACATTCTGGAAGGCGGCACTCTGCTTGGTGCTGTGCGGGAAGGACGCTTTTTACCCTGGGATGACGATGTTGGACTCGCCGTTCCAACGGAGCAGGCCTATTCTCAGCGGGAAAAAATCAGACAGAAACTTAAAGAGAATGATTTCGAAATCGGCTATTGTGACGACAGTTCTGAGAACTTTAAAATCAACGTTCTTAAGCTGAATACCCGCTACGAAATCCTCGGATGGTATAAAAAGGGCCGATATCGGCGGCGTGAACGGCATAAGATGCTCAACAGTTTTATGGAAAAGACCGGGAGTATAGAATTCCTGGGCAAAGTCTATTCATGTCCGGCCAAGCCGGAATGCTACCTGAGGTTTTTTTACGGGAACTGGCGAAAGCCGAAAAAATCCGGCCGGTTTTTCACGATTCGCTGTTATGATCAAAAGCATTTTTGGTCCCGGCAACTGAGAAAACTGCTGAAAAAAGCATGA
- a CDS encoding sulfatase-like hydrolase/transferase, with protein MNNRKNKSVCLLTKEVLHKSYLPVYGGEYWDMPNFTELAHKGTVFQRHYAAAPSTAMSVTCLFSGLWAHELERRYYSEVEYFDQVPTLFNIFQDKGYTCHVVWDAKEQKMTYPYTKCYGDREKTVFHDLQRLTNPSDDEFLNHVYSELNSIPAENTFIWMHLPHVLYSRSGYGTDMDLFDKIIGRLRQQFGDDSLYISGDHGHMNLRRGIPAYGFHVYDDVLSVPMITPRVDGRGIIEYPTSHKQLKDLILHGMLRQEEFVYGDTQYYLQPNRKLAIIKGRYKYIFNKYENTEELYDLEWDPTEEVNLLFLLSGCILMDPNRMRKYKPEIVFFYPFKQEALDAFNLLRQQKDKIWRQGSFTLEFLKKAKFRYKRTLYHIKKFQLKRKQSMRPEAISRRMENSGL; from the coding sequence ATGAATAATAGAAAAAACAAATCTGTTTGTTTACTCACCAAAGAAGTACTGCACAAATCTTACCTCCCTGTGTACGGCGGAGAATATTGGGATATGCCCAATTTTACTGAATTGGCACATAAAGGGACTGTTTTCCAAAGGCATTACGCAGCGGCCCCGTCCACTGCCATGTCTGTAACCTGTCTTTTTTCCGGCCTCTGGGCTCATGAATTGGAGCGCCGTTACTATTCAGAGGTAGAATACTTTGACCAGGTACCGACCCTCTTCAATATTTTTCAGGACAAGGGATATACCTGTCATGTTGTGTGGGATGCCAAAGAACAGAAGATGACGTATCCATATACAAAATGTTATGGTGACAGGGAAAAAACAGTCTTCCATGATCTCCAAAGACTTACTAATCCATCTGATGATGAATTCCTGAATCATGTTTATTCCGAACTGAATTCCATACCGGCAGAGAACACATTTATTTGGATGCATCTTCCCCATGTGTTATACAGCAGAAGCGGATACGGTACCGATATGGATCTCTTTGACAAAATTATCGGTCGGCTGCGGCAGCAGTTCGGAGATGACAGTCTCTATATATCCGGCGACCATGGCCACATGAACCTGCGCAGGGGAATTCCGGCCTACGGTTTCCATGTGTATGACGATGTATTAAGCGTGCCCATGATTACCCCGCGGGTAGATGGCCGTGGGATCATTGAATATCCGACCAGCCATAAACAGCTCAAAGATCTTATTCTGCACGGTATGCTCCGTCAGGAAGAGTTTGTTTATGGGGATACACAGTACTATCTGCAGCCCAATCGCAAGCTCGCGATTATAAAGGGCAGGTACAAGTATATTTTTAATAAATACGAGAATACTGAGGAGCTGTACGATTTGGAATGGGATCCGACGGAAGAGGTCAATCTTCTGTTTCTGCTGTCCGGGTGTATTCTGATGGATCCAAATAGAATGAGAAAATACAAGCCGGAAATTGTCTTTTTTTATCCCTTTAAACAGGAAGCGCTGGATGCCTTTAATCTCCTGCGACAACAAAAAGATAAAATCTGGCGGCAGGGCTCATTTACTCTGGAATTTTTAAAAAAAGCAAAGTTCCGGTATAAACGTACCCTTTACCATATAAAAAAGTTCCAACTGAAGCGGAAACAGTCAATGAGACCGGAAGCAATCTCCCGGAGAATGGAAAATTCCGGCCTGTAG
- the aepY gene encoding phosphonopyruvate decarboxylase — protein MISAGKFVNQALHHGFGLWTGVPCSYLKPFINYVIDSPQVRYIGAANEGDAVAIAAGAGIAGTKSIVMFQNSGLGNAVNPLTSLTYTFRIPVLVITTLRGEPGGAKDEPQHELMGRITTAMLETMGIPWEYFPAEESEIEPALRRAADYMETEQLPYALVMKKGSVAPVALQSAPEVHPPQIRVSPSPESFVPSHRRGDFLAVLQKTLAPEDVIVATTGFTGRELYAMEDRENQLYMVGSMGCASSFALGIALTKPDRRVYVLEGDGAVLMRMGALATIGYQQPANLTHILLDNQVHESTGGQSTVSHSVDFAAIAAACGYPAVERTDTPEGFENFLRESSESLRFLHVKVEPGVPDGLPRPIITPVEVGQRFSRFLK, from the coding sequence ATGATTAGTGCGGGAAAATTTGTTAACCAGGCTTTGCATCACGGTTTTGGTCTATGGACCGGAGTTCCCTGCTCCTATTTAAAGCCCTTTATTAACTACGTAATCGATTCACCCCAGGTGCGTTATATCGGCGCTGCCAACGAAGGGGATGCCGTTGCTATTGCCGCGGGTGCCGGAATTGCCGGAACAAAAAGCATTGTCATGTTTCAGAATTCCGGTCTGGGCAACGCCGTTAATCCCCTGACCAGCCTTACCTATACCTTCAGAATTCCTGTACTGGTAATAACAACTCTCCGTGGTGAGCCCGGCGGTGCAAAGGATGAACCCCAGCACGAACTGATGGGGCGCATAACCACTGCCATGCTGGAAACCATGGGAATCCCCTGGGAGTATTTCCCTGCCGAAGAGTCGGAGATTGAACCCGCTCTACGCCGTGCGGCGGATTATATGGAAACAGAACAGCTGCCCTACGCCCTGGTCATGAAAAAGGGCTCGGTGGCGCCGGTTGCGCTGCAATCCGCTCCCGAAGTCCATCCGCCGCAGATACGTGTTTCTCCATCTCCGGAATCCTTTGTGCCAAGTCACAGGCGGGGAGATTTCCTTGCAGTTCTGCAGAAGACCCTTGCCCCGGAGGATGTAATCGTGGCCACCACCGGATTCACCGGTCGGGAACTCTACGCCATGGAAGACCGGGAAAACCAGCTCTATATGGTCGGCTCCATGGGCTGCGCATCCAGTTTTGCCCTGGGGATCGCCCTGACCAAACCGGACAGGCGGGTCTATGTTCTGGAAGGAGACGGCGCCGTTCTTATGCGCATGGGGGCTCTCGCAACCATCGGCTACCAGCAGCCGGCGAATCTTACCCATATTCTGCTGGACAACCAGGTGCATGAATCCACCGGCGGGCAGTCTACCGTTTCCCACTCCGTGGATTTTGCCGCCATCGCTGCCGCCTGCGGGTATCCTGCAGTTGAACGGACAGATACCCCCGAAGGATTCGAAAACTTTCTGCGCGAAAGCTCTGAATCCCTCCGTTTTCTGCATGTAAAGGTGGAGCCCGGCGTCCCCGATGGACTTCCTCGGCCGATCATTACTCCGGTAGAAGTAGGGCAGCGCTTTTCCCGCTTTCTTAAATAG
- a CDS encoding glycosyltransferase family 4 protein: MTILGIFLNNEIRTGGHRRYLELLEDLAEKGHRVLVLLNEDLDYAPKSFNEVRLKARYVRRSFPPASTVFRTSVRRNLGKIITAASNVDWILIHGETHLLTAVFLKRQLGCKLLFGIRSNVVRWSSISMRENRLRPLAFFSALKEHLTYRIYEKIAAKNADKLAFQSTYDQNDFIERAPKGKEKTVIIGGNIGEPRFKPEHRNINSSTTLKKLLFVGTLGERKGLRYLLEALSILRERGIDNLELDVLGRNTDDTVHSVFAAEHGLQNQVRFQGRVADPFPFYASSDLLVVPSLFDSYPDTIIEALHTGTPVIASRVGGMPDQLAYNELLFPPRDSRALADILGELTRNPDTYLRLRELCARRQKAFHFDWAQKWEEAMKKII, encoded by the coding sequence ATGACCATACTCGGCATTTTTTTAAACAACGAAATCCGCACCGGCGGACATCGCCGTTATCTTGAACTCCTGGAAGATTTGGCTGAAAAAGGGCACCGCGTGCTTGTGCTGCTGAATGAGGATCTTGATTATGCTCCCAAGAGTTTTAATGAGGTCCGTCTTAAAGCTCGCTATGTACGCCGTAGTTTTCCCCCAGCTTCGACGGTATTTCGCACATCCGTACGTAGAAATCTCGGTAAAATTATAACGGCCGCGAGCAATGTGGACTGGATTCTGATTCATGGAGAAACACATTTACTTACCGCTGTCTTTTTAAAAAGACAGTTAGGGTGCAAACTGCTATTTGGTATTCGCAGCAATGTGGTCCGTTGGAGCAGTATCTCCATGCGGGAAAACCGGCTGCGACCTTTGGCCTTTTTCTCCGCCCTGAAGGAACATTTGACCTACCGAATATACGAAAAAATCGCGGCAAAAAATGCTGATAAGTTGGCGTTTCAAAGTACTTACGATCAGAATGATTTTATTGAGCGTGCGCCGAAAGGAAAAGAAAAAACTGTTATTATCGGAGGCAATATCGGCGAGCCAAGATTTAAGCCCGAGCACCGAAATATAAACTCAAGCACCACTTTAAAGAAGCTCCTTTTTGTCGGAACCCTTGGAGAAAGAAAGGGTCTCAGATACCTTCTGGAAGCACTATCAATTTTGAGAGAACGGGGTATTGACAACCTGGAGCTGGATGTCCTGGGACGAAATACTGACGATACTGTCCATTCAGTCTTTGCTGCAGAGCATGGTCTTCAGAATCAGGTCAGGTTTCAAGGTAGAGTCGCCGATCCTTTCCCTTTTTATGCCTCTAGTGATCTGCTGGTCGTACCGTCCCTCTTTGACAGCTATCCCGACACGATAATAGAAGCCCTGCATACAGGTACGCCGGTTATAGCATCCAGGGTTGGCGGCATGCCGGACCAGCTTGCTTACAATGAGCTGCTGTTTCCGCCCCGGGATTCCAGGGCTCTGGCGGATATCCTGGGAGAATTGACTCGTAATCCGGATACCTACCTGAGGCTGCGGGAATTGTGTGCCCGGCGGCAGAAGGCTTTTCATTTTGACTGGGCTCAAAAATGGGAAGAAGCTATGAAGAAGATAATATAG
- a CDS encoding aminotransferase class V-fold PLP-dependent enzyme, giving the protein MNRPTILLNPGPVTLTERVKKAFYKEDQCHREPEFAEIILDIKRRLLKVYPEAQENYESVVLSGSGTCAVEAMVGTLIPRNGKALVISNGVYGERMANMIRLHGKACVEIKSPWPEPMNLAEVERILSSDKDITHVLAVHNETTTGRLNAIDALGKILKKHDLPLIFDTVSSFAGEEIKFDDWNILALASTANKCIHAAPGLCFVIARRDVLEDLQEKGENGSPAIYLDLISYYKNQKSGFSPFTQAVHAAFSLQEGLKELEDSGGWKPRMERYRYLSGAIRRELKKLGYRMFLKEEEYCSMLSSFSLPDGYSYEELHDILKEAGFVIYAGQGGLFHSIFRVANMGDITDGDLERLLDVFRTLLVKEQA; this is encoded by the coding sequence ATGAATAGACCAACAATCTTGTTGAATCCCGGTCCGGTTACCCTTACAGAAAGGGTAAAAAAAGCCTTTTACAAGGAGGACCAGTGTCACCGGGAACCTGAGTTCGCGGAAATCATTCTGGACATAAAAAGACGCCTTCTGAAGGTGTATCCGGAGGCACAGGAAAACTACGAGAGTGTTGTTCTGTCCGGGTCCGGTACCTGCGCTGTTGAGGCCATGGTCGGGACTCTGATTCCCCGGAATGGAAAGGCCCTGGTCATCTCCAACGGTGTTTACGGCGAACGCATGGCCAACATGATACGCCTTCACGGCAAGGCCTGTGTAGAGATAAAATCCCCCTGGCCGGAACCCATGAACCTTGCTGAGGTTGAAAGGATTTTGAGTAGCGACAAGGATATTACCCACGTCCTGGCAGTCCACAACGAGACCACCACCGGCCGTTTAAACGCCATCGATGCCCTGGGTAAAATCCTTAAAAAACATGACCTGCCCCTGATTTTCGATACCGTCAGCAGCTTTGCCGGGGAAGAGATCAAGTTCGACGACTGGAATATCCTGGCCCTGGCATCTACGGCTAACAAATGCATTCACGCGGCCCCGGGCCTCTGTTTTGTTATTGCCCGCAGGGATGTGCTTGAGGATCTGCAGGAAAAGGGAGAAAACGGTTCGCCGGCAATCTATCTCGACCTTATTTCCTACTATAAAAACCAGAAATCCGGGTTCTCGCCCTTTACCCAGGCGGTCCACGCTGCTTTTTCCCTGCAGGAGGGCCTTAAAGAGCTGGAAGATTCCGGTGGCTGGAAGCCCCGCATGGAGCGATACCGGTATCTTTCCGGGGCGATCCGCCGGGAACTGAAAAAGCTGGGGTACCGGATGTTCCTGAAAGAAGAGGAATACTGCTCCATGCTCTCCTCCTTTTCCCTGCCCGACGGTTACAGCTATGAGGAGCTGCATGACATTTTAAAAGAGGCAGGATTTGTCATCTACGCCGGGCAGGGCGGGCTCTTCCACTCCATTTTCCGTGTTGCGAATATGGGCGATATTACAGATGGTGATCTCGAACGCCTGCTTGATGTATTCAGAACCTTACTCGTCAAGGAGCAGGCGTGA
- a CDS encoding phosphocholine cytidylyltransferase family protein — translation MSSVSTAVILAAGMGTRLKARGTEAPKGFLTLGSKPIIQESVSRQESAGIEKIYIVTGHLSHFYDELADSSQGRICTVKNEQYAESGSMFSLAKLRGKLDSPFLLLESDLIYETRALETLLEDPRPDVMLASGFTGSRDEVWTWTDEKGNLTGLSKNKNDKPEPPAGELVGISKISPDFFAVMLEEADKAFQMSLKLEYETCMAAAARRIPMAVNVVPDLLWAEIDDEDHLERARSSVYPKIPKVN, via the coding sequence GTGAGCTCAGTTTCCACAGCAGTAATTCTTGCAGCAGGCATGGGAACCCGCCTGAAGGCGCGCGGGACTGAAGCTCCGAAGGGTTTTCTGACCCTGGGGAGCAAACCGATCATTCAGGAATCCGTCAGCCGCCAGGAATCCGCGGGGATAGAGAAGATTTACATTGTCACCGGGCATTTGTCGCACTTTTACGATGAACTCGCCGATTCTTCACAAGGGCGCATCTGCACGGTAAAGAACGAACAATACGCCGAATCCGGCAGCATGTTTTCCCTGGCAAAGCTCCGGGGCAAACTGGATTCGCCCTTTCTGTTGCTGGAATCCGACCTTATCTATGAAACCAGGGCCCTTGAGACTCTGCTGGAGGATCCCCGCCCCGATGTAATGCTCGCCTCCGGTTTTACCGGTTCCCGGGATGAGGTCTGGACCTGGACGGATGAGAAGGGAAATTTGACAGGACTCTCAAAGAATAAAAACGACAAACCGGAACCTCCCGCGGGAGAACTTGTGGGTATAAGCAAAATCTCGCCGGATTTCTTTGCTGTCATGCTGGAAGAGGCGGATAAGGCCTTTCAGATGAGCCTGAAGCTTGAGTACGAAACCTGTATGGCTGCGGCTGCTCGACGGATTCCAATGGCGGTTAATGTTGTCCCGGATCTTCTCTGGGCGGAAATTGATGATGAGGATCATCTTGAACGGGCCAGGAGTTCAGTGTATCCAAAAATACCAAAGGTTAATTGA
- a CDS encoding glycosyltransferase family 2 protein: MMPNIPDCILDSLSIDTGEINTNCNIFLFTVIKNEEFFIPSFLDHYRKIGVEQFLFLDDKSSDKTRDMLKNESDCVILSSPYSFGDEISFTNNKGQQEKQRVGKLLKAAIPEKFLRNKLGIYADADEFLVFPSGINNLQELYKIMREKGIKTIAASQIEFYPKNLTDLSETKGFSCLKEILHSYPYFDAETLVTLHEGKQPGEVGDSASKRLFARYHIAKPLRYIRKIPPKVFQKIFRFPVDDSSVFKTPVFLFEDGVELIGSHNANVAPTDKILLGLFHFKYTCDSKRRIDQALELKSHRNKSLKYKSYYRLFKEMAGKEDSFIGPKSKEFRNLKDLEHAGLIKNDFFEKDVS, encoded by the coding sequence ATGATGCCAAATATTCCAGATTGTATCTTGGATAGTCTCAGCATTGACACCGGGGAAATAAATACCAATTGTAATATTTTTTTGTTTACTGTTATAAAAAATGAAGAGTTCTTTATTCCGTCTTTTCTTGATCATTATAGAAAAATAGGTGTCGAACAGTTTCTTTTTTTAGATGATAAATCCAGCGATAAGACCCGGGACATGCTGAAAAACGAGTCGGATTGTGTTATTCTTTCATCACCATATTCCTTTGGTGATGAAATTTCCTTTACTAATAACAAAGGACAGCAAGAAAAACAGAGGGTTGGTAAGCTGTTAAAAGCTGCCATCCCGGAAAAGTTTTTAAGAAATAAACTGGGTATCTATGCAGACGCAGATGAATTCCTGGTTTTTCCTTCAGGAATCAACAATCTGCAAGAGCTCTATAAAATAATGCGTGAGAAAGGAATCAAAACTATTGCTGCAAGCCAAATAGAGTTTTATCCTAAGAATTTAACAGATTTGTCAGAAACGAAAGGATTTTCTTGTTTAAAAGAAATACTACACTCATATCCATATTTTGATGCAGAAACTCTTGTCACATTACACGAAGGAAAACAGCCCGGGGAGGTGGGAGATTCTGCCTCCAAGAGACTGTTTGCCCGATACCATATTGCAAAACCACTACGGTATATACGCAAAATTCCACCAAAGGTTTTTCAAAAAATATTTCGCTTTCCGGTTGATGATTCATCGGTATTTAAAACACCAGTATTTTTATTTGAAGATGGAGTCGAATTAATTGGCAGTCATAATGCCAATGTTGCCCCTACCGACAAAATATTATTAGGATTATTTCATTTTAAGTATACCTGTGATTCAAAGCGTCGAATTGATCAAGCTCTCGAATTAAAATCCCATAGAAACAAGAGTCTTAAGTATAAAAGCTATTACCGATTGTTCAAAGAGATGGCAGGTAAAGAAGACTCATTTATAGGACCAAAAAGTAAAGAATTCAGAAATCTAAAGGATTTGGAGCATGCAGGTTTAATTAAGAATGATTTTTTCGAAAAAGATGTGAGTTAG
- the aepX gene encoding phosphoenolpyruvate mutase, producing MKKTTQFRNLLLSDQLEFLCEAHNGLSARIVEEAGFKGIWGSGLSLSAQYGVRDNNEASWTQVLEMLEFMSDVTSVPILLDGDTGYGNFNNMQRLVRKLEQRGIAAVCIEDKLFPKTNSFIRGSAQPLANMEEFCGKIKAGKDAQADDDFSVVARVEAFIAGWGLDEALRRAESYHAAGADAILIHSALSVPDEVLAFKKEWAERSPVVIVPTKYYATPTDVFREYGFSIAIWANQILRSSISGMQKAAKAIYEAENLLAVEDRIVPVREVFRLQGADDLELAEKRYLPRSGKTAKAVVLAASRGKELESLTEEKPKAMVQIAGRPLLSYINEAYNAVGIKDITVVRGYLKETVDLPGLRYVDNDDYENTGELCSLKTALDSLEADNADLVISYGDVLFKKYIPQMLQDNDAEMAIVVDTSWQNSSNTGRYTDFVQCSEPYSRDIYGRQVCLECMAPDIPVEKIHGEWMGFVKIKADVLQRVQEELDNLVNKQGRKDAKMHDLLNACVERGYLVDVLYTSGHWLDIDSLDDLERAGSFV from the coding sequence ATGAAAAAAACAACCCAGTTTCGGAATTTACTCCTGTCCGACCAGCTCGAATTCCTGTGCGAGGCCCATAACGGCCTTTCCGCCCGCATTGTGGAAGAGGCCGGTTTCAAGGGCATCTGGGGGAGCGGTCTTTCCCTCTCGGCCCAGTACGGTGTGCGGGACAACAACGAAGCCAGCTGGACCCAGGTGCTGGAAATGCTGGAGTTCATGTCCGATGTTACCAGCGTACCAATCCTGCTGGACGGCGATACCGGTTACGGCAATTTTAACAATATGCAGCGCCTGGTGCGCAAGCTGGAGCAGCGGGGCATAGCCGCCGTCTGTATAGAGGACAAGCTCTTCCCCAAAACCAACAGCTTTATCCGCGGTTCGGCTCAGCCACTGGCCAATATGGAGGAGTTCTGCGGGAAAATTAAAGCAGGCAAGGATGCCCAGGCCGACGATGATTTTTCCGTTGTAGCCCGGGTAGAGGCCTTTATTGCCGGATGGGGACTGGACGAAGCCCTCCGACGGGCCGAAAGCTACCATGCTGCAGGCGCAGATGCAATTTTAATCCACAGCGCTCTCTCGGTCCCCGATGAGGTCCTGGCCTTTAAAAAGGAGTGGGCAGAGCGCTCCCCGGTGGTAATAGTCCCCACCAAATACTACGCCACCCCCACGGATGTATTCCGGGAGTACGGCTTTTCCATCGCCATCTGGGCTAACCAGATTCTGCGCTCATCTATCAGCGGCATGCAAAAGGCGGCAAAAGCTATCTATGAGGCGGAAAACCTCCTTGCGGTGGAAGACAGGATAGTCCCGGTCAGAGAAGTCTTCCGTCTGCAGGGCGCCGATGATCTGGAGCTGGCGGAAAAGCGCTATCTGCCCCGTTCCGGCAAGACCGCTAAAGCTGTGGTACTCGCGGCATCCAGGGGCAAGGAACTCGAAAGCCTGACCGAGGAAAAGCCCAAAGCCATGGTACAGATCGCGGGCCGTCCGCTCCTCTCCTATATAAACGAGGCCTACAATGCCGTCGGCATAAAGGATATTACCGTCGTTCGGGGCTATCTCAAAGAGACTGTGGATCTTCCCGGTCTGCGTTATGTGGATAACGACGACTACGAGAATACCGGAGAACTCTGCTCCTTAAAAACGGCCCTGGATTCCCTGGAGGCGGACAACGCGGACCTTGTAATCTCCTACGGGGATGTTCTCTTTAAAAAATACATCCCTCAGATGCTGCAGGACAATGACGCGGAAATGGCGATTGTGGTGGATACCTCCTGGCAGAACAGCTCAAACACTGGTCGTTACACCGACTTTGTGCAATGTTCCGAACCATATTCCAGGGACATCTACGGCAGACAGGTCTGTCTTGAGTGCATGGCTCCTGACATCCCGGTTGAGAAAATCCACGGCGAGTGGATGGGCTTTGTAAAGATTAAAGCGGATGTCCTGCAGCGGGTACAGGAAGAGCTTGATAATCTTGTAAACAAGCAGGGACGCAAAGACGCGAAAATGCACGATCTCCTAAACGCCTGTGTTGAACGCGGATATCTTGTAGATGTCCTCTATACCTCCGGTCACTGGCTGGATATAGACAGCCTGGACGACCTTGAGCGGGCCGGCAGTTTTGTATAA